GGCGCACACCCCGCGCTTTACAAACGTCCCCGCCGCGTCCAATCTTTCCGGCTCTCCAATGCACATCCTGCTTTACTTCCTTCTCACGCTGCACGTGCTCGTGTGCCTGCTCATGGTGCTCGTCGTGCTCATGCAGCGCCCGCGCAACGAAGGCCTCGGCGCCGCCTTCGGCAGTGGCATGACCGATAATATCTTCGGCGCGCAGACGACCAACGTTCTCGCAAAATTCACCACCTGGCTTGGCGGCACCTTCTTCGTGCTCACGCTCGCATTGGCAATGGTCTACGCCCGCATCTACAACGGCAACACGACCCTCGAGAAGGAACTCATGGCGATGCCCAAACCCGCCGCCGCGGCCGCATCCCCGACGCCCACGCCCGTCGGCACTCCCCTTCCCGCCGAACCTTCGCCGACCGCCGCCGCGCCGGCCGTCTCCAGCGCCGCGACCGCAACGCCGGCCCCCGAGGCCTCGGCCACGCCGACTCCCCCGAACGCCGCTCCCAACGTGCCGGTGGAGGCGCCCGCGTCGAACGCAAACTGATCCCGCTCTCGTGAAGATCGCCAAGACGATCGCCGCCGCGCGGGCCTTCGTCCGCGGATCGAGCCGGCCGATCGTTCTTGTTCCGACCATGGGGGCGCTCCACCACGGTCACGCCGCCCTCATTCGCCGGGCCCGCAAGCTCGCCGGCCGCAAGGGCCGCGTGGTGGTCTCGATTTTCGTCAATCCCACGCAGTTCGGCCCGAAGGAGGATTTCTCGAGCTATCCCCGCCCGTTCCGGGCGGACGCCGCCCTGTGCCGCGAGGCCGGCGCCGACCTCGTCTTCCGCCCCGACTCGGCGGAAATGTATGCGGCGGACAAGTCCGTCTTCATCGACGAATCGCGCCTCTCGACCGGCCTCTGCGGAGCGAGCCGGCCCGGCCACTTTCGCGGCGTGTGCACCGTCGTCGCGAAACTTTTTCTGATCGTGCAGCCCGATATCGCCCTTTTCGGCGAGAAAGACTGGCAGCAACTCGCCATCATCCGCCGCATGGTGCGCGATCTCGATTTCCCGGTGAAAATCGTCGGCGTCCCCACCGTTCGAGAACCGGACGGCCTCGCCACCAGCTCGCGCAACGCCTACCTCACACCGGAGGAACGCGCCGTCGCTCCGCGCTTTTCCGCCGCCCTCCGCGCCGCCGCCTCGAAGAAAACCCCCGCCGCGATCCTCCGCGCCGCCGAGCGGGATCTCGCCCGGATCCCGGGTGCAAGGATCGACTACGTCAACCTCGTCCACTCCGAGACGCTGGAACCCGTCCGCCATCTGCGGGACGGCGCCACCCTCGCCGCCGCGCTTTTCCTCGGTCGCGCCCGCCTCATCGACAATTTGCAAATCCCCCCGGCCCATCCATGAAGGAATTCGATTTCGTCGTCGTCGGCAGCGGCATCGCGGGACTCTCGTTCGCGCTGAAGGCCGCCGCCCGGGGCACCGTCGCCATTGTCACAAAGCGCGCCCTCGCCGATTCGAACACCGCCTGGGCCCAGGGCGGGGTGGCCTGCGTCATCAGCGACGAGGATTCCTTCGACCTTCATATCAGGGACACCCTGGAAGCCGGCGCCGGGCTTTGCCACGAGGATGCCGTGCGCGCCGTCGTGACGGAGGGGCCGGAGCGCGTCCGAGAGCTGATCGAACTCGGCCTGCACTTCGACGAACGCGCCACGCCCAGCGGCGGCACGGAGCTCGACCTCGGCAAGGAAGGCGGCCACTCGAAACGGCGCGTCCTTCATGTGCAGGACGCCACCGGCCGCGAGATCGAGGAAGTGCTCGCCTCGCGCGCCCGCCAGCATCCCCGCATCACCATCCTCGAGCGGCACATGGCCGTGGACTGCATCACCACCGGCAAGCTCGGCTACGCGATGCAGAACAGCTGCGTCGGTCTCTACGTGCTCGACGAGGACACCGGTGAGGTCGAAACGATCCGCACCGACGTCACCGTGCTGGCCACCGGCGGCTGCGGGAAGGTCTATCTGTATTCGACGAATCCCGACATCGCCACCGGGGACGGCGTGGCCATGGCCTGGCGTGCCGGCGCCGCCATCGCGAACATGGAATTCGTCCAGTTCCACCCCACCTGCCTCTACCATCCCAAGGCGAAATCCTTCCTCGTCACCGAAGCCGTGCGCGGCGAAGGCGGCGTCCTTCTCGACGGCAAGGGCCGCCGGTTCATGGAGAAACACCACCCGCTCAAGGAACTCGCCCCCCGCGACATCGTCGCCCGCGCCATCGACGCGGAAATGAAGCGCAGCGGCAGCCAGTGCGTCTACCTCGACATCACGCACCAGCCCGCCGAGTTCGTCCGCAGCCGCTTTCCGACCATTTACGAAACCTGCCTGAAGTTCGGCATCGACATCACGAAGGAGCCGATTCCCGTCGTTCCCGCCGCCCACTATCAATGCGGCGGCGTGAAAACCGACCTCAACGGCGAGTCCACCCTGCGCGGTCTCTACGTCATTGGCGAAGCCGCCTGCACCGGCCTGCACGGCGCGAACCGCCTCGCGAGCAACTCCCTGCTCGAAGGCCTCGTCCTTGCCCATCGCGCCTTCGAGAAAGCCGCCCGTGGCCTGCACGCCCGCGTCGGCATCGACCTGCCCGAGTGGCGGTCGGGCCAGGTGCAGGACGTCGACGAGCTCGTCGTCATCTACCACAACTGGGACGAAATCCGTCGCCTCATGTGGGACTATGTCGGCATCGTCCGCACCGACAAGCGCCTCCAGCGCGCCGCCACCCGCCTCCGAAACCTGCACACCGAGATTCAGGAGTTCTACTGGAACTTCAAGATCACCACGGACCTCCTCGAGCTCCGCAATCTCGTCACCGTCGCCGCCCTCATCGTCGATTGCGCCCTCAGCCGCAAGGAGAGCCGCGGCCTGCACTACACGCTCGATTACCCCGAGCCCGACGGCCCGAAATTTGGGCACGACACCGTGCTCCGTCGCACGTAAAGTGTCGGCAGGCCGACGCCCCCCGCGACCCAGGTGATTCGTCGCCTATCCACTTTTCCCTTGCAACAATGTGCTCCCCAGCCGATATACCGCCCGCAATGCGGAACCGAATCAGCCGATTCCCATTTCTGATTTTGACGCTCGTTCTCTGCGGGTTGGTCTCATCTGCCCTGGCGGAATCGGCGCTCTCCTCCTCTTCCGACTTCACGCGTTATGCCATGAAGTTGCGGGAAAACGCCCTGATGAAGATCGAGCCGCAGGTCACCACCAGCAGCACGCGCTCCTTCAGTTTCGGCTTCAGCAAATACCCGTGGAAACTCGGCATCGTGACGACCGTCTTCTGGGTCGGCGAAGCTCCCACCCGGAACAACCCTGTCCCGAACTACAAGAGTTCCTGGGATCCCCAGTGGGCGCAGAACTACGGCGGCTTCGACAACCCCGACATCACCGCCCGCCGCAACTTCATCCCGAAGAATTTCGTTCCCCGGCAGAATCCCTTCTACGTCGCCCTTCCCTACAACGATGTCACCAAGGGCACGACGAAGCCCGAATCCCGCCGCGCCATTCCGTGGTTCCGCGAGGCCTTCGAAAAGGAGGGCAAAAGCGTCTGCAAGGGCCGCTGGGTCGCCATTCGCTACCGTGGACGCATCGCCTACGCCCAGTGGGAGGATTGCGGCCCCTTCCGCACCGATCACTGGCAATACGTCTTCGGCAACGATCGCCCTCGCCCGAACCTCAACCAGGGCGCCGGCCTCGACGTCTCGCCCGCTGTTCGCGACTTCCTCGGCATGAACGGCAAGGACGTCTGCGACTGGAAATTTGTCGATTACAAGGAAGTCCCGAACGGCCCGTGGGCCCGCTTCGGCGACAACAACACCTTCGTGCTCCAGAAGCGCGGCGAAAATCTCTTCTTCGCCGACCGCAACAACGCCCAAAGCAGCCGGCGGTAGCCACTCCGCCCATTTTGAAATGGCGAAGGCCGCCCGGTATCCCCGGGCGGCCTTCGTTTTGGCTGTAAGCCGGATTCTGTCCATCCCCGCCCCTTGCGGAGCGAGAACTGGGCGGTCATTTCTCTAAGCGACTAATACCCGAGGTCCCATCCTCCGCCGAAGCTTCGGACATCCGGGCAGGCGACCCGTTCCTCTGTTCTGTCTTGCACCGCCTGGGGTTTATCGTGCCCCGTCCATTACTGGCCGGGCGGTGGGCTCTTACCCCGCCTTTTCACCCTTACTTGCTGGAGGTTGTTGCCTTCGCTTTCGCTCAGGCGACCTCCCGCAAGCGGTATGTTCTCTGTGACACTTTCCGTCGCGCCCCATTTTCATCGGACGCTCCCGCGCATTCTACGCGGCAGGTTGCCTTGCGGTGTCCGGACTTTCCTCCCGCCCGGCTTTCGCCGAACGAGCGACCGCCCGCCGGGAAAGAAGGTAACCCGCCCCGTCCCGGAATCAATGAAAGTCGTGCGAATCCGGCGTCGCCGCCACCGGCGGGTGGAAGGCCTCGATCCTCGCCGCCTTCACGTGGATCACCCGATCCACATTCTGCACCACGCCGCGAATTTCCAGGAATCGCTCCTGCGTGATCGTCAGTCGCCGCGCCTCGAAGAGCGCCGGCGTCACCACCGCGTTCGCCACGCCCGTCTCGTCCTCGAGACTGACGAACACGAACCCCTGCGCCGTCCCCGGCCGCTGCCGGCAGATCACCAGCCCCGCGATCGTCACCCGCGTCCCGTTCGCCGCCTCGCGTAAATCCGCCGCCCGCCACACGTGCGGCAGCGCGTCGCGCACCAGCGCCATCGGGTGCGGTCCCGTCGTCACCCCCGAGCCTGCATAATCCGCCTGCATCCGCTCGAAGGCATTCATCATCTCGAGCGGCGCCGGCCCGGCCTCCGCATCCGCAAACAAATCCCCCGTCCGCGCCGGCGCCTCCACGCGCCAGAGCGTCTCGCGCCGGTGTCCGCCCAGCCCGTTCAGCGCCCCCAGCCGCGCCAGCCCGCGCGCCGAGTCCTTCGCCAGCCGCACCCGCCGTTTGAAATCCTCCACGGAGGCAAATGGCGCCGTCGTCCGCTCCTCGAGGATCCGTCGCACCTCGTTCGCCGAAATCCCGCGCACCATGTTCAGCCCCAGCCGGATCGTCGCGTCGTCCACCACCGTGCAGCGCTCGTCGGACTCCGTCACGCACACCGGCCGCACGCGCACGCCATGCGCCTTCGCGTCGTAAACAAGCGTCGAGGCCGAGTAGAAGCCCATCGGCTGGTTGTTCAGCAGCGACGCGTAAAACTCCGGCGCCCGGTGCGCCTTCATCCACGCGCTTGCATAGGCG
The window above is part of the Chthoniobacterales bacterium genome. Proteins encoded here:
- the secG gene encoding preprotein translocase subunit SecG, with product AHTPRFTNVPAASNLSGSPMHILLYFLLTLHVLVCLLMVLVVLMQRPRNEGLGAAFGSGMTDNIFGAQTTNVLAKFTTWLGGTFFVLTLALAMVYARIYNGNTTLEKELMAMPKPAAAAASPTPTPVGTPLPAEPSPTAAAPAVSSAATATPAPEASATPTPPNAAPNVPVEAPASNAN
- the nadB gene encoding L-aspartate oxidase; this translates as MKEFDFVVVGSGIAGLSFALKAAARGTVAIVTKRALADSNTAWAQGGVACVISDEDSFDLHIRDTLEAGAGLCHEDAVRAVVTEGPERVRELIELGLHFDERATPSGGTELDLGKEGGHSKRRVLHVQDATGREIEEVLASRARQHPRITILERHMAVDCITTGKLGYAMQNSCVGLYVLDEDTGEVETIRTDVTVLATGGCGKVYLYSTNPDIATGDGVAMAWRAGAAIANMEFVQFHPTCLYHPKAKSFLVTEAVRGEGGVLLDGKGRRFMEKHHPLKELAPRDIVARAIDAEMKRSGSQCVYLDITHQPAEFVRSRFPTIYETCLKFGIDITKEPIPVVPAAHYQCGGVKTDLNGESTLRGLYVIGEAACTGLHGANRLASNSLLEGLVLAHRAFEKAARGLHARVGIDLPEWRSGQVQDVDELVVIYHNWDEIRRLMWDYVGIVRTDKRLQRAATRLRNLHTEIQEFYWNFKITTDLLELRNLVTVAALIVDCALSRKESRGLHYTLDYPEPDGPKFGHDTVLRRT
- the panC gene encoding pantoate--beta-alanine ligase, whose product is MKIAKTIAAARAFVRGSSRPIVLVPTMGALHHGHAALIRRARKLAGRKGRVVVSIFVNPTQFGPKEDFSSYPRPFRADAALCREAGADLVFRPDSAEMYAADKSVFIDESRLSTGLCGASRPGHFRGVCTVVAKLFLIVQPDIALFGEKDWQQLAIIRRMVRDLDFPVKIVGVPTVREPDGLATSSRNAYLTPEERAVAPRFSAALRAAASKKTPAAILRAAERDLARIPGARIDYVNLVHSETLEPVRHLRDGATLAAALFLGRARLIDNLQIPPAHP